Proteins co-encoded in one Kocuria flava genomic window:
- a CDS encoding alpha/beta hydrolase: protein MTDAPADPTTAHPGAAPAPFAVWSNDADARPGTPLLVLLHGYGSHEQDLMGLLPALPPEFSVVSLRAPQPVQAGYQWFPLSGELGFSAEAVVEAVLPVAAWLRERAAEHPSTTLLGFSQGMAMATSLARHMPGEIAAVVGLSGFVVPGEHPAFDDARLRERPLPLFWGRDPQDPVIPPALVDATAEWALEHADAMKVQYTGIGHGIGPQELGHVGEYLRHVVLGARAS, encoded by the coding sequence ATGACCGACGCCCCCGCCGATCCCACGACCGCCCACCCCGGTGCGGCCCCCGCGCCGTTCGCCGTGTGGAGCAACGACGCCGACGCCCGCCCCGGGACCCCGCTGCTCGTGCTGCTGCACGGCTACGGCTCCCACGAGCAGGACCTCATGGGGCTGCTGCCCGCGCTGCCGCCCGAGTTCAGCGTGGTCTCCCTGCGGGCCCCGCAGCCGGTGCAGGCGGGCTACCAGTGGTTCCCGCTCTCCGGCGAGCTCGGCTTCTCCGCCGAGGCGGTCGTGGAGGCGGTGCTCCCGGTGGCCGCCTGGCTGCGCGAGCGCGCCGCCGAGCACCCGAGCACCACCCTGCTGGGCTTCTCCCAGGGCATGGCGATGGCCACCTCGCTGGCCCGCCACATGCCCGGGGAGATCGCCGCGGTCGTGGGGCTGTCCGGGTTCGTGGTCCCGGGGGAGCACCCCGCCTTCGACGACGCCCGGCTGCGGGAGCGGCCGCTGCCGCTGTTCTGGGGCCGGGACCCGCAGGACCCGGTCATCCCGCCGGCGCTCGTGGACGCCACGGCCGAGTGGGCGCTCGAGCACGCCGACGCCATGAAGGTCCAGTACACCGGGATCGGCCACGGCATCGGCCCCCAGGAGCTCGGCCACGTCGGGGAGTACCTGCGCCACGTGGTCCTGGGCGCCCGCGCCTCCTGA
- a CDS encoding RNA-binding S4 domain-containing protein: protein MTTSQHPGPADDLPIRDGMIRLGQALKLANLAEDGAQARALVEDGQVRVNGEVETRRGRQLHPGDVVAAGGAAVRITAAD from the coding sequence ATGACGACCTCCCAGCACCCCGGACCCGCCGACGACCTGCCGATCCGCGACGGGATGATCCGCCTCGGTCAGGCGCTGAAGCTCGCGAACCTCGCCGAGGACGGGGCCCAGGCCCGGGCTCTCGTGGAGGACGGGCAGGTGCGGGTCAACGGCGAGGTCGAGACCCGCCGCGGCCGCCAGCTGCACCCGGGGGACGTGGTCGCCGCCGGCGGCGCCGCCGTGCGGATCACCGCCGCGGACTGA